The region AAAATTACCATCCACTGCAGACTTATGCATTAAACTGACTGCCCACATTGGTCTTATGGTTCTCTGTGggataaaaacaagaaatgcaATATCTTTACAGACAACCCTAAACCACTAAGGAGAGCAAAAATTGTATGAATACGTAATAATCTTTTTAACACCTCAGATCTATTACAGGCTGATGACATGTGCAATGTGTTCAAGCCTTTTCTTTGTCTAACTCAGATGTAATTAAATCATGTCTGTGCCTCTTTTGAAAGAGCTGCTGTGGAGAGGTGGTGTTGTAACAGGTGTGGAGCAGCATATGCTGAATATTCGGCAGAACCCAGTTATATTATCCCTGAAAGCTAAAAGAGTTCTGTGAAACTTTTACCTTAACTCTTCCACTACACTGAATGTAGCTGTacatacaacacacaacaaacattaCTACAAAtgttataaaatatatttgaaaaatatcttcAAAGCTTTACCTGCAGTGTTGACATCATTGTTCCAGCTGTTTCTCCCACTTATTTCTTCCTTCTGTACTGACGCAGTAGCTTTTTGAAGTCAACAGGTGCTGATGCTTTTTTGGACTGAGAGGGCACCTGCCTTATATAGGCCACTTCTCACAATGGATCCTGAAACCAGGCAAGGAGGAACAGGGAAGGACGAGTATATATTAAAACATTATCAGATTTAAAAGAGGAATTTCCAAAGTAATCATTACCTCCGTCGTCATAACCAGCACTAAGAAGAGGGGGAGAGGTGTGGTATCATATTGTCAAAGATGTAAGACAGTGATGTCACCTGCCAAGCAACAAGGCTATAGGATAGTGTAGGGGAATTTTCAGGAACTCCTCCTCCACATGAGAAAGTCTTATTTATCACAAACCTTCATCCCTGCTTGCTAACAACTCAGCAGTTCATCTGTCTATGCATCATCACCAGGTGagatttcttttacattttccttttcttgacTTTATTATATATAACTCTTCAGAtgctacatgcacaaaaaatattacaaattaaaGTTATTATTTAGCAGGGGTTTTAAAcggtaacaaaaaaaaaactgtgtttgaatACATGGTGTGCTTGTCTTTGGGGTAAACATTAGTGTGTTAAAGATATTACTTATGTGGACACTTTTGGTTTTCCAGTCATTAGAGCAGGGAAGGTGAATAAAGTGGCCCTTCTGTGTCTTTTGCTGCTGTCATGTTGAAACAGTGAGTCAACACTCTGGGCTGAGCCAGGGACTTTTAGATCTCTGAAAATCTTTGGTGCGATAAGACAGGAAAGAGTCTGAAGGAGAAGAATGCTCAAGTTTgacttaaaattaaatgaagtgcATTATTTATCATAACTGAATTAAGAGTTTGCCAGCggtgcaatttttttctttattttacactGAAGGTTTGTGAGTATTTTCAATTCATTTGTCTTTCATATCGCACAGAACAGTGACCTTTCTGTTGCTGCATGTAATTTGAAGGAAGTATTGCTTtctatacagtacaggccaaaagtttgcattaatttgaatgagaaggtgtgtccaaacctttggcctgtactatattcagacaacacaatgaaatgatcAGAAATCGATGAATAAAATGAACCAACAAATCAAACTAGATTAAGACAGTGTTCTCAACCTGCGCATTCAGTATTAAAgactgttttatatatattaaatgttcAGAGCACGTATACTATTTATATACATGGACATGTTTTCTTAGTCACgttttattgtttcagtaaAGCTGCAGGTTGAAGCTATGGCAACCGTAGATGGGTTTCCAGCCAGTTTCTATGGTGAACCAGGTGTGTTGGGGATGCTGTCCAATGGGATCAGTGCCTTCCTTGTACTTCTGCAGAACTTCAGTACAGCACATACTGGCATTGCCCCAGTTGGAGTGGAAAACATACTTgcaggtaaaaagaaaatttaattaaatttaagcaaaaataaggtatatatatatgtgtatatatatgtattggTGTATATTGCTCATCTAATTTCAATTTCATGGTTTTCACAGGTGTCCATCTTATCCTAATCGGTGGTTTGTGCCAACTGGTGGCTGGACTGCTTTCCTTCAGAAAATATGATCATCTAAGTGGCACCGCCTTCATTGGCTATGCTGCTCTTTGGAGCAGTTTTGGAGCCACTCGAATCTACTTTGGTGCCTCAGACAGTGCTCTAAGAACAATGAACAACATGTCCTTGTCCATCAACGTGACAAACAGCACATGTCAGAATTCCACCTCAGACACTTGCCaattatttctgtctgtaaaagAGTCGGCGATTGCTGGTCTGGTCCCTTTCAtccttctgtccttcctcttcGCCTTCTGCTCTGCCACAGTCAACTACATCATGCCTTTTGTTTTCGGGGCCATCACGGCCACCTTAATTTTTGAAGCAGTGGCCGTCATAGTGGGCTCCTGGGCTCTGGTGGTCTCTGGGGTTCTCGAGTTGctcattcttctttttgccATCTACGGCTCGGCTGCACTGCTTGTCAAAGGACTGACTCAACGTCTTGCGCTCAAAGGCTTTGGTACCCCTCTCTTTAACGTTCTGCTGCTGGGGACCCCCAACTCAGCACGTGCACAAAGCATCGgccaagagaagaagaaaaacacaaaatatgctGAGCCCATGGCTTTGGGCTTCTTCTCTGACACCATTGCTCCATTTATCTTTGCTTTCTACAGCTTTGGGTATATGAAGTCCTTCGGTGTGGGAGTTGCGTGGGTTTCAATTGTCTCAGTTGCCCAGCTGTTCTCCAGCTACTATGCCCATCTGCGCCAAGATTGCTACTACACCACCAAGTTTGGTCTTCATGCTGCGTATTGGCTGATCAAGGCTTGGGAAGAGTTTGTGGTCTCGGTTCTGATTGCAGAGGAGAGCGCAGTGGCCTCAGGGAGGGAACCAATGGTGGGGGACTGGTTCTTTGTGGCGGCAGCCTTGGTGCTCTGTGTGGGAAGCCTGAACATGAACGTCCTGGAACTGATCCACAACATGCTCTTCGTGTTGCTCACCGTCTCAACAGTCCCCCAGATCCCCCTCCAGGGTTACTACATCTTCTTTGGTGTGGCTTGTTCGGTGTTCACTGCAGCCTCCCTGTATGCTACCTTCTCATCGCTCATCAACACGATAGCAGAGAAGTCTCTCATCCCTGTTGGGCCACAGCCCATCTCcactgagcagctgcagaaagctTTCAAGTGCAACAGGTCTAATCAGGGAGACCAGGAGGCGCTTCCGACTACAGATGCGCTGTTCTACCTTATGAATGGGGTTGCAGCTCTCTC is a window of Echeneis naucrates chromosome 10, fEcheNa1.1, whole genome shotgun sequence DNA encoding:
- the LOC115049828 gene encoding uncharacterized protein LOC115049828 — translated: MATVDGFPASFYGEPGVLGMLSNGISAFLVLLQNFSTAHTGIAPVGVENILAGVHLILIGGLCQLVAGLLSFRKYDHLSGTAFIGYAALWSSFGATRIYFGASDSALRTMNNMSLSINVTNSTCQNSTSDTCQLFLSVKESAIAGLVPFILLSFLFAFCSATVNYIMPFVFGAITATLIFEAVAVIVGSWALVVSGVLELLILLFAIYGSAALLVKGLTQRLALKGFGTPLFNVLLLGTPNSARAQSIGQEKKKNTKYAEPMALGFFSDTIAPFIFAFYSFGYMKSFGVGVAWVSIVSVAQLFSSYYAHLRQDCYYTTKFGLHAAYWLIKAWEEFVVSVLIAEESAVASGREPMVGDWFFVAAALVLCVGSLNMNVLELIHNMLFVLLTVSTVPQIPLQGYYIFFGVACSVFTAASLYATFSSLINTIAEKSLIPVGPQPISTEQLQKAFKCNRSNQGDQEALPTTDALFYLMNGVAALSALHAQVSSTNPSFLHLTVPWVLISGAIIQIYVSRLQVTGGGRFGSVISSFYVAVWATWTWFRFAGELLQISTEASFGFAAGAIAFLVINAFLMLIAAYKNLVLLFLTTVMEVVLVCLLLSTLQRLPYQLEMAMLALFSIICIYGVLASLVNCVFSQRLLPLGPALIKEKVTQEASSEAPCPLATSRHTSGLLKIAGLLERGGVCGIPTDTVYALAASCKNPEAIEKIYNIKDRPAEKPICICISSVEQLVLAKPPFSPLLWEFMRNVYPGGISCIVNKGDWLLNLGVGAAYDRVGTRDSIMIRVPDHTVTAHLCNITGPLAITSANPSGEADSTHHSMVINRLGHKIQGVLCDGNSNEVVASTVVNCLRVDEGTITIVREGCVPAVKVRQIFDRVKSIMV